From one Myxococcus xanthus genomic stretch:
- a CDS encoding M48 family metalloprotease — translation MEPLFTPEQLAEIHAFHRPYYIRAAVGPFANLALMLLMLGVLVQPLHRLAVAAAAGLERRLGFLRTAPVSRAFFHAMDRLWGKPGWGAAVLFALFTDLFVSLVYLPVDVWFSYTLEHRHGMSTQTPATFAYDMVKAQLLAAFALSALVIGMFGLARKLRQWWLVLGVPVALLLLVSGALDPYRSRLFFNQKALPEGPLRTRIVDLMEQADITFADVLVEETSVASRRLQAYFAGQGPTRTIVLNDIILKELSEDEVLAAVAHEAGHVNESKWPARIASSLMLVALLFALDRLLRLSASRGWFGATHFADIRNLPLISLLFFLLVLTAKPISGAFSREREREADRYALRLTNDVDAFRRMLVKAARVNKMDPEPPRWVVLKGMSHPPIGERIASLPTP, via the coding sequence ATGGAGCCCCTCTTCACGCCCGAGCAACTGGCGGAGATTCACGCCTTCCATCGGCCCTACTACATCCGGGCCGCAGTGGGCCCCTTCGCCAACCTGGCCCTGATGCTGCTCATGTTGGGCGTACTCGTCCAACCGCTCCACCGCCTGGCCGTGGCGGCCGCCGCGGGGCTGGAGCGGCGGCTCGGCTTCCTTCGGACGGCGCCGGTCAGCCGCGCCTTCTTCCACGCCATGGACCGGCTGTGGGGCAAGCCCGGCTGGGGCGCGGCGGTGCTCTTCGCCCTCTTCACGGACCTGTTCGTGTCGCTCGTCTACCTGCCGGTGGACGTCTGGTTCAGCTACACGCTGGAGCACCGGCACGGCATGTCCACGCAGACGCCCGCCACCTTCGCCTATGACATGGTCAAGGCCCAGTTGCTGGCGGCCTTCGCCCTCTCCGCGCTCGTCATCGGCATGTTCGGCCTGGCGCGCAAGCTGCGCCAATGGTGGCTGGTGCTGGGCGTGCCCGTGGCACTGCTGCTCCTCGTCTCCGGGGCACTGGACCCGTATCGCAGCAGGCTCTTCTTCAACCAGAAAGCGCTGCCCGAGGGGCCCCTGCGAACCCGCATCGTGGACCTCATGGAGCAGGCGGACATCACCTTCGCCGACGTCCTCGTGGAGGAGACCTCCGTCGCCTCGCGCCGACTGCAAGCCTACTTCGCCGGGCAGGGCCCCACGCGCACCATCGTCCTCAACGACATCATCCTCAAGGAACTCTCGGAGGACGAAGTGCTGGCCGCGGTGGCACACGAAGCGGGCCATGTGAACGAGTCGAAGTGGCCCGCCCGCATCGCCTCATCGCTGATGCTGGTGGCCCTGCTCTTCGCGCTCGACCGCCTCTTGCGCCTGTCCGCGTCGCGGGGCTGGTTCGGCGCCACCCACTTCGCGGACATCCGCAACCTGCCCCTCATCTCCCTGCTCTTCTTCCTCCTCGTGCTGACGGCCAAGCCCATCTCGGGCGCCTTCTCCCGGGAACGTGAGCGTGAAGCGGACCGCTATGCCCTGCGGCTCACGAATGACGTGGACGCCTTCCGGCGCATGCTGGTGAAGGCCGCGCGCGTCAACAAGATGGACCCCGAGCCCCCCCGCTGGGTCGTCCTCAAGGGCATGAGCCATCCGCCCATCGGCGAACGGATTGCGTCGCTTCCCACGCCCTGA
- a CDS encoding tetratricopeptide repeat protein: MGRIIKHEGAVAMRMQRGAVQGLKAFARGEVTWAEVEGMTFEEAKAIAQVGCDLAAAGRLEEARILFEGLVEGNPKDAAARAALGTVYQKLGKLDDAIAEYSAALEREPDNPVALANRGELYLRRGERQGFTDLANAVEADPHGETAGGRRARALVKAITLVAVEKLKEDSQP; this comes from the coding sequence ATGGGACGCATCATCAAACACGAGGGAGCGGTGGCCATGCGGATGCAGCGCGGCGCGGTGCAGGGCTTGAAGGCGTTCGCCCGGGGAGAGGTGACGTGGGCCGAAGTGGAGGGGATGACCTTCGAGGAAGCGAAGGCCATTGCCCAGGTGGGTTGTGACCTGGCGGCGGCGGGACGTCTGGAGGAAGCCCGCATCCTCTTCGAAGGCCTGGTGGAGGGAAACCCGAAGGACGCGGCGGCGCGGGCGGCGCTGGGCACCGTGTACCAGAAGCTGGGCAAACTGGATGACGCCATCGCCGAGTACAGCGCCGCGCTGGAGCGTGAGCCCGACAACCCGGTGGCGCTGGCCAACCGGGGCGAGCTCTACCTCCGCAGGGGAGAGCGCCAGGGCTTCACCGACCTGGCGAACGCGGTGGAGGCGGACCCGCACGGCGAGACGGCGGGCGGCCGCCGGGCGCGGGCGCTGGTGAAGGCCATCACCTTGGTGGCGGTGGAGAAGCTGAAGGAGGACTCGCAGCCGTAG